A genomic segment from Corythoichthys intestinalis isolate RoL2023-P3 chromosome 2, ASM3026506v1, whole genome shotgun sequence encodes:
- the LOC130929431 gene encoding solute carrier family 15 member 1-like — protein sequence MQENYLQLNSNKSDIIIFDPAAHIIDSQFSLTLNNCTLPFSTHSRNLGIIFDNKLRFDHHVNHITRTAFFHLKNIARLRPSLTLSTAETLIHAFITSRLDYCNSILFGSPSKLINKLQYIQNSAARLLTRTPYRNHITPLKLKKKKKKIQVCGFPISIFFIVVNEFCERFSYYGMRAVLVLYFKYFLRWDDDFATTIYHTFVALCYLTPILGAIVADSWLGKFKTIVYLSIVYALGQVVLAVSAIHDITDTNKDGTPDSMAVHVALSMVGLILIAVGTGGIKPCVAAFGGDQFEDHQEKQRSTFFSIFYLSINAGSLLSTVITPILRAQECGIYSQQKCYSLAFGVPAALMVVALIVFIVGSGMYNKTAPQGNILVKVCKCIGFAISNRFNHRHPQYPKRNHWLDWAEEKYDKLLIAQVKMVVKVLFLYIPLPMFWALFDQQGSRWTLQATTMDGDFGILVIQPDQMQTVNPILILVLVPIVDSVLYPLISKCKLNFTPLKRMTVGMFLAALAFVSAGLVQIQIDQTLPTFPASTESQVKFLNMLNKPLDIKAGSQSLKLDAFTANIDYLTFDEPFSLELAPDAIYPISLSDGSRNTLAILQDGPLPRPVMFEDITAKPEQGANGIRFFNGLDSPLNITVGNLGVKDVTASNMSEYFAVPQGNAQFLIKNTTGGHCIYNKHLGFGSSYTLIIPPNFHFGPNCEQDIRQVNDIRENSVHMAWQIPQYFLITAGEVVFSVTGLEFSYSQAPSNMKSVLQAGWLLTVAVGNIIVLIVAEAATLEDQWAEYILFASLLVGVCIIFAVMAYFYTYTDPTKIEAQFREMEPNDKQKTDRKDSLERSNEKKSYDSSSDEEGAFAQTKM from the exons ATGCAAGAAAACTATCTTCAACTCAACAGTAACAAATCAGACATAATCATCTTCGACCCTGCAGCCCACATCATAGACAGTCAATTTTCCCTCACCCTCAACAACTGCACCCTGCCTTTCTCAACACATTCCCGCAACCTTGGTATCATTTTTGACAATAAACTCAGATTCGACCACCACGTCAACCATATCACCAGAACTGCCTTCTTCCACCTCAAGAACATAGCCCGTCTTCGCCCCTCCCTCACCCTCTCTACTGCTGAAACCCTCATCCATGCCTTCATAACCTCCAGACTTGACTACTGCAACAGCATTCTCTTCGGTTCTCCATCCAAACTcatcaataaactacaatatatccaaaaCTCTGCTGCACGCCTTCTCACCCGGACCCCCTATAGGAACCACATTACCCCC cttaaattaaaaaaaaaaaaaaaaaaaataca GGTGTGTGGCTTTCCGATTAGCATCTTTTTTATTGTGGTCAACGAGTTCTGTGAGCGGTTCTCGTATTATGGCATGCGAG CCGTGCTCGTACTTTACTTTAAGTACTTTCTGAGGTGGGATGATGACTTTGCCACCACAATCTACCATACTTTTGTTGCACTCTGCTACCTGACCCCAATTCTGGGTGCCATTGTGGCCGATTCATGGCTTGGAAAATTCAA AACTATCGTGTACCTGTCCATTGTGTATGCATTAGGGCAGGTGGTCCTGGCGGTCAGTGCCATCCATGACATCACAGACACTAATAAAGATGGCACCCCAGACAGCATGGCTGTACACGT AGCTCTGTCCATGGTGGGTTTGATTCTCATAGCTGTAGGAACAGGAGGCATCAAGCCTTGTGTTGCAGCCTTTGGTGGGGACCAGTTTGAAGACCATCAG GAGAAGCAGAGGAGCACCTTTTTCTCCATTTTCTATCTGTCCATCAATGCAGGCAGTCTGCTGTCCACTGTCATTACCCCAATCCTCAGAG CTCAGGAGTGTGGGATTTACAGCCAGCAGAAATGTTACTCACTGGCTTTTGGTGTCCCCGCAGCCCTGATGGTAGTCGCTCTAA TTGTGTTCATTGTGGGAAGTGGAATGTACAACAAGACTGCTCCTCAGGGAAACATCTTGGTGAAAGTCTGCAAATGCATCGGA TTTGCTATCAGTAACCGCTTCAATCATCGTCATCCACAATACCCGAAAAGAAATCACTGGCTGGACTGGGCTGAAGAAAAATATGAT AAACTTCTGATTGCCCAAGTGAAGATGGTGGTTAAGGTGCTGTTCCTCTACATCCCCCTTCCAATGTTCTGGGCTCTCTTTGACCAGCAG GGATCAAGATGGACGCTCCAGGCAACTACCATGGATGGTGATTTT gGAATCCTTGTTATCCAGCCTGACCAGATGCAG ACGGTCAACCCcatcttgattctggttttggtGCCCATCGTGGACAGTGTGCTCTACCCACTCATCTCCAAATGCAAGCTAAACTTCAC TCCGTTAAAAAGGATGACAGTGGGGATGTTCCTCGCCGCTCTGGCATTTGTTTCTGCAGGCCTGGTCCAAATCCAGATTGAT CAAACGCTGCCCACATTTCCAGCAAGTACTGAGAGCCAAGTGAAGTTcctcaacatgctgaataagccaTTGGACATCAAGGCTGGGTCACAATCACTTAAATTGGATGCTTTTACG GCCAACATTGATTACTTGACCTTTGATGAGCCCTTTTCTCTTGAACTGGCCCCAGATGCTATTTATCCTATCAGTTTGAGTGATGGATCTCGGAATACTCTGGCAATTCTCCAGGATGGGCCCTTGCCCAGGCCAGTAATG TTTGAAGACAtcacggccaaaccagagcaAGGAGCTAATGGGATAAG ATTTTTCAATGGCCTTGACTCTCCTTTAAATATAACCGTTGGTAATTTGGGCGTCAAGGATGTTACTGCTTCAAACATGTCAGAATATTTTGCTGTACCACAGGGAAA TGCACAGTTCTTGATCAAGAACACCACAGGAGGTCATTGTATCTACAACAAGCATCTTGGCTTTGGCAGCTCTTACACCTTGATCATCccacccaattttcattttggaCCAAAT TGTGAACAGGATATCCGTCAAGTGAATGACATCAGAGAAAACTCGGTCCACATGGCCTGGCAGATTCCTCAGTACTTCCTCATCACTGCAGGAGAAGTTGTCTTTTCAGTTACAGGCCTGGAATTCTCCTACTCACAG GCACCCAGCAACATGAAATCGGTGCTTCAGGCTGGTTGGCTGTTAACGGTTGCTGTTGGTAATATCATTGTGCTCATTGTTGCTGAGGCAGCAACACTTGAAGATCAG TGGGCTGAGTACATTCTCTTTGCATCCCTGCTGGTGGGGGTGTGCATCATCTTTGCCGTTATGGCTTACTTCTACACATACACTGACCCAACCAAGATTGAAGCTCAGTTCAGAGAGATGGAGCCCAATGATAAGCAGAAGACGGATAGAAAGGACTCCTTAGAACGTAGCAATGAAAAGAAGAGTTATGATTCCAGTTCAGATGAGGAGGGAGCTTTTGCACAGACCAAGatgtaa